Proteins from one Embleya scabrispora genomic window:
- a CDS encoding DUF6228 family protein, with protein MHPHFDAANETNEPDESSAARDVVVRCADDRDTRICLRDAFSPDDEVAVAHSPASRLVNYTVELCGRGLAARLDRVVGWSGEATEIDGFLTDLARDFGGWDGERTWRTDDRDLTVKAVFRSGGRVELTWELRPWRTADGRWTASATTVLAAGEQLSVLAADVRHFLAGAEG; from the coding sequence ATGCATCCCCACTTCGACGCGGCGAATGAAACGAACGAGCCGGACGAGTCGAGCGCCGCGCGCGACGTGGTTGTTCGGTGTGCCGACGACCGGGATACCCGAATATGTCTTCGGGACGCGTTCAGTCCGGACGACGAGGTCGCCGTCGCGCACTCCCCGGCGTCGCGACTGGTGAACTACACGGTCGAGTTGTGCGGGCGCGGGCTGGCCGCGCGCCTGGATCGGGTGGTGGGCTGGAGCGGTGAGGCGACCGAGATCGACGGCTTCTTGACGGACCTCGCCCGGGACTTCGGCGGGTGGGACGGTGAGCGGACCTGGCGTACGGACGATCGGGACCTGACCGTCAAGGCGGTGTTCCGGTCGGGGGGCCGGGTCGAACTCACCTGGGAACTGCGGCCGTGGCGTACCGCCGACGGCCGGTGGACCGCCTCGGCGACGACGGTGTTGGCGGCGGGGGAGCAGTTGTCGGTGCTGGCGGCCGATGTCAGGCACTTCCTCGCCGGCGCGGAAGGGTGA
- a CDS encoding ABC-F family ATP-binding cassette domain-containing protein, translating to MGYIDVNAISLTLPDGRLLLDDVSFRVGDGSTVALIGANGAGKTTLLRIITGELKPDSGAVARTGGLGIMPQFVGRIRDASTVRDLLVSLAPPRIRDAMRAVDDAELALMEHDDEKHQMRYAGALAEFGDAGGYDIEPAWDQCCQAALGTTYDIAKWREVRTLSGGEQKRLALEALLRGPDEVLILDEPDNYLDVPGKRWLEQSLRESQKSVLLVSHDRELLARAADRIVTIELGAAGNTVWIHGGSFATYHEARRARFERFEELGRRWDEEHAKLKALVLMYKTKAAYNDGLASRLQAARTRLRKFEEIGPPQNIPREQDVKMRLRGSRTGKRAVVAEALELSGLMKPFDTEIWYGDRVAVLGSNGSGKSHFLRLLAAGGTDPEAEHEPVGDTVIAPVAHTGRARLGARVRPGWFAQTHDHPEFAGKTLVDILGRGDEHRSGLGREGAARVLDRYELAYGAEQPFDTLSGGQQARFQVLLLELSGANLLLLDEPTDNLDLVSAEALQDALEAFDGTVLAVTHDRWFASSFDRFMVFGQDGHVRETDGPVWDEGRVDRART from the coding sequence ATGGGCTACATCGATGTCAACGCCATCTCATTGACCCTGCCGGATGGACGTTTGTTGCTCGATGACGTGAGCTTTCGGGTCGGTGACGGCAGTACCGTGGCGCTGATCGGCGCGAACGGCGCGGGCAAGACCACGCTGCTGCGGATCATCACGGGCGAGTTGAAACCGGACAGCGGCGCGGTGGCCCGCACGGGCGGGCTCGGCATCATGCCGCAGTTCGTCGGCCGGATCCGGGACGCGTCCACCGTGCGCGACCTGCTGGTCTCGCTGGCCCCGCCGCGGATCCGCGACGCGATGCGCGCGGTCGACGACGCCGAACTCGCGCTGATGGAGCACGACGACGAGAAGCACCAGATGCGCTACGCCGGTGCGCTGGCCGAGTTCGGGGATGCCGGCGGCTACGACATCGAGCCGGCGTGGGACCAGTGTTGCCAGGCGGCGCTCGGCACCACCTACGACATCGCCAAGTGGCGCGAGGTGCGCACGCTGTCCGGCGGCGAGCAGAAGCGGCTGGCCCTGGAGGCGCTGCTGCGCGGGCCGGACGAGGTGCTGATCCTCGACGAGCCGGACAACTACCTCGACGTACCCGGCAAACGCTGGTTGGAGCAGTCGCTGCGGGAGAGCCAGAAGTCGGTCCTGCTGGTCTCGCACGACCGCGAACTGCTCGCGCGCGCGGCCGACCGCATCGTCACGATCGAACTCGGCGCGGCGGGCAATACGGTCTGGATCCACGGGGGTTCGTTCGCCACCTACCACGAGGCCCGGCGCGCGCGGTTCGAGCGCTTCGAGGAGTTGGGCCGCCGGTGGGACGAAGAGCACGCCAAGCTCAAGGCCTTGGTCCTGATGTACAAGACCAAGGCGGCGTACAACGACGGCCTGGCCTCGCGGTTGCAGGCCGCCCGGACCCGACTGCGCAAGTTCGAGGAGATCGGCCCGCCGCAGAACATCCCGCGTGAGCAGGACGTGAAGATGCGGTTGCGCGGGTCGCGCACCGGCAAGCGGGCGGTGGTCGCGGAAGCGCTGGAACTGAGCGGTCTGATGAAGCCGTTCGACACGGAGATCTGGTACGGCGACCGGGTGGCGGTGCTGGGCTCCAACGGCTCGGGCAAGTCGCACTTCCTGCGGCTGCTGGCGGCCGGCGGCACGGATCCCGAGGCCGAGCACGAGCCGGTCGGCGACACGGTGATCGCGCCGGTCGCGCACACGGGCCGGGCCCGGCTCGGCGCGCGGGTGCGGCCCGGGTGGTTCGCGCAGACGCACGACCATCCGGAGTTCGCGGGCAAGACCCTGGTCGACATCCTCGGCCGGGGCGACGAACATCGCAGCGGCCTGGGCCGGGAGGGTGCGGCCAGGGTGCTCGACCGGTACGAGCTGGCCTACGGCGCGGAGCAGCCGTTCGACACCCTGTCCGGCGGCCAACAGGCCCGATTCCAGGTGCTGTTGCTCGAACTCTCCGGCGCCAACCTACTGCTGCTCGACGAGCCGACGGACAACCTGGACCTGGTCTCGGCGGAGGCCCTTCAGGACGCGCTGGAGGCCTTCGACGGCACGGTCCTGGCAGTCACCCACGACCGCTGGTTCGCCTCGTCGTTCGACCGCTTCATGGTCTTCGGCCAGGACGGCCACGTCCGCGAAACGGACGGCCCGGTATGGGACGAGGGCCGAGTGGACCGCGCCCGAACCTGA
- a CDS encoding LLM class flavin-dependent oxidoreductase: protein MAHTEAQHIARQVALGERDPLRFGVFLAPFHQAGRNPTLLLEQDLALVEHLDRLGYAEAWIGEHHSGGWEIVASPELFIASAAARTRHIRLGTGVVSLPYHHPLHVADRMVLLDHLTRGRVMLGVGPGQLASDAHMLGIDTARQRAMMEESLEAIVALLAGREPVTRESDWFTLRDARLQLRPYTHPSFEIAVAATFSPAGPRTAGRFGAGMLSIAASQEGGFDALGSHWGIANEVAARHGRTMDRSAWRLMGMMHIAETEEQARREVAYGLEGIQNYQAKVLPIPLDADAPLAQRIDRGNATGSFICGTPEMAIRQIERLWQKSGGFGTYLFMGADFADPAATRRSYELIAREVIPYFTGAAHGPIASQDWQVGLSETWRDRTAQAVGGAVKDYESTKGAST, encoded by the coding sequence GTGGCGCACACGGAAGCGCAGCACATCGCCCGGCAGGTGGCCCTCGGCGAGCGCGATCCGCTGAGGTTCGGGGTGTTCCTGGCCCCGTTCCATCAGGCGGGGCGCAATCCGACCCTGCTGCTCGAACAGGACCTCGCCCTGGTCGAACATCTGGACCGGCTCGGCTACGCCGAGGCGTGGATCGGCGAGCACCACTCGGGCGGCTGGGAGATCGTCGCCTCCCCCGAACTGTTCATCGCGAGCGCCGCGGCCCGAACCCGGCACATCCGCCTCGGCACCGGCGTGGTCTCGCTGCCGTACCATCACCCGCTGCACGTCGCGGACCGCATGGTCCTGCTCGACCACCTCACCCGCGGCCGGGTCATGCTCGGCGTCGGCCCGGGCCAACTCGCCTCCGACGCGCACATGCTCGGCATCGACACCGCGCGCCAGCGGGCCATGATGGAGGAATCCCTCGAAGCGATCGTGGCCCTGCTCGCGGGCCGCGAGCCGGTGACCAGGGAGAGCGACTGGTTCACCCTGCGCGACGCCCGGCTACAACTGCGGCCCTATACACACCCGTCGTTCGAGATCGCCGTCGCCGCGACCTTCTCCCCCGCCGGACCGCGCACCGCCGGCCGGTTCGGCGCCGGCATGCTCTCGATCGCCGCGAGCCAGGAGGGCGGCTTCGACGCACTCGGTTCGCACTGGGGCATCGCGAACGAGGTGGCCGCGCGCCACGGGCGGACCATGGACCGGTCCGCGTGGCGGCTGATGGGCATGATGCACATCGCCGAGACCGAGGAGCAGGCGCGCCGCGAGGTCGCGTACGGCCTCGAAGGCATCCAGAACTATCAGGCGAAGGTGCTGCCGATCCCGCTCGACGCGGACGCCCCGCTCGCGCAGCGCATCGATCGGGGCAATGCGACCGGTTCGTTCATCTGCGGCACGCCGGAGATGGCGATTCGACAGATCGAGCGGTTGTGGCAGAAGTCCGGCGGTTTCGGCACCTACCTGTTCATGGGTGCCGACTTCGCCGATCCGGCGGCTACCAGGCGGTCGTACGAACTGATCGCGCGCGAGGTGATCCCGTACTTCACCGGCGCCGCACACGGCCCGATCGCGTCCCAGGACTGGCAGGTCGGCCTGTCCGAGACCTGGCGGGACCGGACCGCGCAGGCGGTCGGCGGGGCCGTGAAGGACTACGAGAGCACGAAGGGGGCCTCGACGTGA
- a CDS encoding SDR family NAD(P)-dependent oxidoreductase, producing MSGRANAAGSAGAGRIEGRVALVTGAAAGIGRAVARRFVTEGAVVVAGDVDADGLAALAEELGPERCRTRLCDVTVEDDVAALVRAAVDDFGGLDIAVANAGGGTAAELADHDYAAWRRVVDLCLNGAFLTVKHAGRAMRARPDGGGSIVTMASLNAVQPGRGMAAYCAAKAGVVALTEVAALELGPAGIRVNAVAPGLVRTQATAGMWHVPGVVEEYVANAPLGRFAEPEEVAAVVLFLASDEAGFVSGSTYGVDGGARTRRYPDLIAALERLSGT from the coding sequence GTGAGCGGGCGGGCGAACGCGGCCGGGTCGGCCGGTGCGGGTCGGATCGAGGGCAGGGTCGCGCTGGTGACCGGCGCCGCGGCGGGCATCGGGCGTGCCGTCGCGCGCCGGTTCGTGACCGAGGGCGCCGTGGTGGTGGCCGGGGACGTGGATGCGGACGGACTGGCCGCGCTCGCCGAGGAGTTGGGCCCGGAGCGCTGCCGCACCCGGTTGTGCGACGTGACGGTCGAGGACGACGTGGCCGCGCTGGTACGGGCCGCCGTGGACGACTTCGGCGGCCTGGACATCGCCGTGGCCAACGCGGGCGGCGGCACCGCGGCCGAACTGGCCGACCACGACTACGCGGCCTGGCGCCGGGTCGTCGACCTGTGCCTGAACGGCGCGTTCCTGACCGTCAAGCACGCCGGCCGCGCGATGCGCGCGCGGCCTGACGGGGGCGGCTCGATCGTCACCATGGCCTCGCTCAACGCGGTCCAGCCCGGTCGGGGTATGGCCGCGTACTGCGCGGCCAAGGCCGGCGTGGTCGCGCTGACCGAGGTGGCGGCGCTGGAGTTGGGGCCGGCGGGCATCCGGGTGAACGCGGTGGCGCCGGGCCTGGTCCGCACGCAGGCCACCGCCGGCATGTGGCATGTCCCGGGCGTGGTCGAGGAGTACGTGGCCAACGCCCCGCTGGGCCGCTTCGCCGAACCGGAGGAGGTGGCCGCCGTGGTCCTGTTCCTGGCCTCCGACGAGGCGGGCTTCGTCTCGGGCAGCACGTACGGGGTGGACGGCGGCGCCCGGACCCGCCGCTACCCGGACCTGATCGCGGCATTGGAGCGGCTGTCGGGGACGTGA
- a CDS encoding MFS transporter: MSTVVPGPGNPHPPAPGRSRWALPVLLSAVLVTTLDFFVVNAALPAIERDLDAGAGALRMVVAGYGLAYAAGLITAARLGELYGQRRVFLVGVALFTAASAGCGLAADAAWLVGFRVAQGGAAALMAPQVLVLIGVLYPAGAERARAFGRYGATVGLAGVSGQVVGGLLIAADPVGLGWRACFLVNLPLGVAALVSTPRSVPAPGPAVRSRGALDPVGALLIAVGLGCAAWALLRGGAVSGQLPCILGAIGAAVVLARQQRGRVRAGRRPLVDPTVFRQRGFPAGVAALGLLFGTSAALSTILPLYLQLGCGYGPLASGAVAASINVGFLGAAAGTGRCCGRFGDRLPTAGALLLAAGIGAAGCATATGTVAVLSMGLLVAGAGMGLVLAPLTSAVLVGVGPGRVAAASGVIGTAQEMGGVLGGASATSVFFALLGDERADARWEIAFRGSVGVLVLFGLGVAVLAALHRRRGAAGSRTVAVTGRVPTATRTESSGP, translated from the coding sequence GTGTCTACCGTCGTCCCCGGCCCGGGGAACCCTCATCCGCCTGCGCCGGGGCGTTCGCGGTGGGCGCTGCCGGTGCTGCTGAGCGCGGTACTCGTCACCACGCTCGACTTCTTCGTGGTGAACGCGGCGCTGCCCGCGATCGAACGCGACCTCGACGCGGGGGCCGGTGCGCTGAGGATGGTCGTCGCCGGGTACGGACTGGCCTACGCCGCCGGGCTGATCACCGCCGCGCGACTGGGCGAACTCTACGGTCAGCGGCGGGTGTTCCTGGTCGGCGTGGCCCTGTTCACGGCCGCCTCGGCGGGTTGTGGGCTGGCCGCGGACGCGGCGTGGCTGGTCGGCTTCCGGGTTGCGCAGGGTGGGGCGGCGGCGTTGATGGCGCCCCAGGTGCTGGTGCTGATCGGTGTGTTGTACCCGGCGGGCGCCGAACGGGCGCGGGCGTTCGGGAGATACGGGGCGACCGTCGGGCTGGCGGGGGTCAGCGGTCAGGTGGTGGGCGGGCTGCTGATCGCCGCCGATCCGGTCGGACTCGGGTGGCGGGCCTGCTTCCTGGTCAATCTGCCGCTCGGGGTGGCGGCTCTGGTGTCGACGCCGCGTTCGGTTCCGGCGCCGGGGCCGGCCGTCCGCAGTCGAGGGGCGCTCGACCCCGTGGGTGCGTTGCTGATCGCGGTGGGACTGGGTTGCGCCGCTTGGGCGTTGCTGCGCGGCGGCGCGGTGTCGGGGCAACTGCCGTGCATCCTGGGGGCGATCGGTGCGGCGGTGGTTTTGGCGCGACAGCAGCGGGGGCGGGTACGGGCGGGGCGGCGGCCACTGGTGGACCCGACGGTGTTTCGGCAGCGGGGGTTTCCGGCGGGGGTGGCCGCGCTCGGGTTGTTGTTCGGGACTTCGGCGGCGTTGTCCACGATCCTGCCGCTGTACCTCCAACTCGGGTGTGGATACGGGCCGTTGGCATCCGGTGCGGTGGCCGCGTCGATCAACGTCGGCTTTTTGGGCGCGGCGGCCGGGACCGGGCGGTGCTGTGGCCGGTTCGGCGATCGACTGCCGACCGCCGGGGCGCTGTTGCTGGCGGCGGGGATCGGGGCCGCCGGGTGCGCGACCGCGACGGGGACGGTCGCGGTGTTGTCGATGGGCCTGCTGGTCGCCGGTGCCGGGATGGGCCTGGTGTTGGCTCCGTTGACCTCGGCGGTACTCGTGGGAGTCGGTCCGGGGCGGGTGGCCGCCGCGTCCGGGGTGATCGGTACGGCGCAGGAGATGGGCGGCGTGCTCGGCGGTGCGTCCGCGACCTCGGTCTTCTTCGCCCTGCTCGGCGACGAACGGGCGGACGCCCGTTGGGAGATCGCCTTCCGCGGGAGCGTCGGGGTCCTGGTGCTGTTCGGCCTGGGGGTCGCCGTGCTCGCCGCCCTGCATCGTCGGCGCGGCGCGGCCGGCTCCCGGACGGTAGCGGTGACCGGCCGTGTGCCGACCGCCACGCGGACCGAATCGTCGGGGCCGTGA
- a CDS encoding histidine phosphatase family protein, which yields MVGTSDTAPFGPAEIVAVRHGESTANAAFAAAAARSAARSAAARSAAAGSGGGAADSVDGWEAEEPDGAGEFDPSVVGRDADIALSARGEDQAGAVGRRLALRGETPDVVLVSPYRRARSTMRIIAREAARMGLLLPPPRRDERLRDREMGVLELRTAAAIERLYPEEAERRRRVGDLYYRPPGGESLADVALRLRTLLTDLRHEAPGAHVLIVGHDATVLMLRYVLEGLTETDVDRLVRTDPVGNASISRWRVRDGRLRGIRYNDMRHLRGIDVH from the coding sequence GTGGTCGGCACATCGGACACCGCGCCCTTCGGGCCGGCCGAAATCGTCGCCGTACGTCACGGTGAAAGCACGGCGAACGCCGCCTTCGCCGCGGCGGCGGCCCGCTCCGCCGCCCGCTCCGCCGCCGCCCGCTCCGCCGCCGCCGGGTCCGGCGGCGGCGCGGCGGATTCGGTGGACGGGTGGGAGGCGGAGGAGCCGGACGGGGCCGGCGAGTTCGATCCGTCGGTGGTCGGCCGCGACGCCGACATCGCGCTCAGCGCGCGCGGCGAGGATCAGGCCGGCGCGGTCGGGCGGCGGCTGGCGCTCAGGGGGGAGACCCCGGACGTGGTCCTGGTCTCGCCGTACCGCCGGGCCCGTTCGACGATGCGGATCATCGCCCGCGAAGCCGCCCGGATGGGCCTGCTGTTGCCCCCACCCCGACGCGACGAGCGGTTGCGCGACCGGGAGATGGGCGTGCTGGAACTGCGTACGGCCGCCGCCATCGAACGGCTGTACCCGGAGGAGGCCGAGCGGCGGCGGCGCGTCGGCGACCTCTACTACCGTCCGCCCGGCGGCGAATCGTTGGCCGATGTCGCGCTGCGGCTGCGCACGCTGCTGACCGACCTCCGGCACGAGGCGCCGGGTGCGCATGTGCTGATCGTGGGGCACGACGCGACCGTCCTGATGTTGCGTTATGTCCTGGAGGGGCTGACCGAGACCGACGTCGACCGGCTGGTGCGGACCGACCCGGTGGGCAACGCGTCCATTTCCCGCTGGCGGGTCCGGGACGGGCGGCTGCGGGGGATCCGCTACAACGACATGCGGCACCTCCGGGGGATCGACGTGCACTGA
- a CDS encoding ATP-grasp domain-containing protein — MIEPRVALVTCAELPDLDPDDRLLIAPLAAHGIRAESAVWSDPAVDWDAYDLVVLRSVWDYPPHRKEFVEWAARVPRLANPAAIVTWNTDKTYLRDLTRAGLPVVETMWLEPDSTVTLPTSGVHVVKPAISAGSRDTERYDLASPEERALAAGHATALLADGRTVMVQPYLEAVDTVGETALVYFDGVFSHAVRKGPILDGTGELIDGLYRAETIEPREPSAAELAVGARVLTEIPISPPLYARVDLIPAADGTPTLLELELTEPSLFLSHAEGAADRLAAAIVAALHTDA; from the coding sequence ATGATCGAACCCCGCGTCGCCCTCGTCACCTGCGCCGAGCTGCCCGATCTCGACCCGGACGACCGTCTGCTCATCGCCCCGCTGGCCGCGCACGGCATCCGCGCCGAGAGCGCCGTATGGAGCGACCCGGCGGTGGACTGGGACGCGTACGACCTCGTGGTGCTGCGCTCGGTGTGGGACTACCCGCCGCACCGCAAGGAGTTCGTCGAGTGGGCCGCGCGTGTGCCGCGCCTGGCCAACCCGGCGGCGATCGTGACCTGGAACACCGACAAGACCTACCTGCGCGACCTCACCCGGGCCGGCCTGCCCGTGGTCGAGACGATGTGGCTGGAGCCCGACTCGACCGTGACGCTCCCCACCTCCGGGGTGCACGTGGTCAAGCCGGCCATAAGCGCCGGGTCGCGCGACACCGAGCGGTACGACCTGGCCTCCCCCGAGGAACGCGCGCTCGCCGCCGGGCACGCCACCGCCCTGCTCGCCGACGGCCGCACCGTCATGGTCCAGCCGTACCTGGAGGCCGTCGACACCGTCGGGGAGACCGCGCTCGTCTACTTCGACGGCGTCTTCAGCCATGCCGTCCGCAAGGGCCCCATCCTCGACGGCACCGGCGAGTTGATCGACGGCCTGTACAGGGCGGAGACGATCGAGCCGCGCGAGCCCTCCGCCGCCGAACTCGCGGTCGGGGCCCGGGTCCTGACCGAGATCCCGATCTCCCCGCCGCTCTACGCGCGCGTCGACCTGATCCCCGCCGCCGACGGCACGCCGACCCTGCTGGAACTGGAGTTGACCGAGCCGTCGCTGTTCCTGTCCCACGCCGAGGGTGCCGCCGACCGCCTGGCCGCCGCGATCGTGGCCGCGCTGCACACAGACGCGTAG
- a CDS encoding dihydrofolate reductase family protein, which yields MRKLTYFIGATIDGFIADRDGGYDFFPVGEDVVAHLVAEYPETLPTHLAPHMGVGPDTEFRHFDTVVMGRATYEPGMREGFANPYGHLRSYVVTETITESPDPAVTLIAGDPIAKVRELKAEPGGKGIWLAGGGRLAGSLIDEIDELVIKTYPVLIGSGIPMMSGVFGAHAFTHTGGTVLAGGTSVATYRRT from the coding sequence ATGCGAAAGCTCACCTACTTCATCGGCGCCACCATCGACGGCTTCATCGCCGACCGGGACGGCGGCTACGACTTCTTCCCGGTCGGGGAGGATGTGGTGGCACACCTGGTCGCCGAATATCCGGAGACGTTGCCGACGCACCTCGCTCCGCACATGGGGGTCGGCCCGGACACGGAGTTCCGGCACTTCGACACGGTCGTGATGGGTCGGGCCACCTACGAGCCGGGCATGCGGGAGGGCTTCGCCAACCCGTACGGCCATCTCCGGAGCTATGTGGTCACCGAGACGATCACCGAAAGCCCCGACCCCGCGGTGACCCTGATCGCCGGCGACCCGATCGCCAAGGTGCGCGAGTTGAAGGCCGAACCGGGCGGCAAGGGCATCTGGCTGGCCGGCGGGGGGCGTCTGGCGGGCAGCCTGATCGACGAGATCGACGAGTTGGTGATCAAGACCTACCCGGTCCTGATCGGCAGTGGAATCCCCATGATGTCGGGTGTGTTCGGGGCACACGCGTTCACCCACACGGGTGGGACGGTGCTTGCCGGAGGGACGTCGGTGGCGACGTACCGTCGCACGTGA
- a CDS encoding phosphotransferase, with translation MRFRVPIGDELRASLGAPKRVKLLDSSPRSRVWRVEFGGERAIVKRITDGGDNRDGASERFAREVAGLRLAERGPLGPRVLAADPDACVMVLEYLDDLGPTDDWLPGYAESLARLHALTGPEDADALPAWRAPTAADAESFLRLAATLEVPIPAGVAAELAALLTRLDPAGSYALLHGDPCPGNDLRTGDGVRFVDFEQAALGDGLIELAYLRIGFPTCWCAMSLPGPQSAEAEAVYAATWRAQTGRDLDPRASVADACAGWLIRGDALVERAHRDSVDHLDRVPVQDFEWGYISARERLVHRLGVVADTATEPLHELGLLARELRGRLLASWPGLRPLPGPDSRPW, from the coding sequence ATGAGATTCAGGGTGCCGATCGGTGACGAATTGCGGGCGAGCCTGGGTGCGCCGAAGCGGGTGAAGTTGTTGGACAGCAGCCCGCGTTCGCGGGTGTGGCGGGTGGAGTTCGGCGGCGAGCGGGCGATCGTCAAGCGGATCACCGACGGAGGCGACAACCGGGACGGCGCGTCGGAGCGCTTCGCCCGTGAGGTGGCCGGGTTGCGGTTGGCCGAGCGGGGGCCGCTGGGACCTCGGGTACTGGCCGCCGATCCCGACGCGTGCGTGATGGTGCTGGAGTATCTGGACGATCTCGGGCCCACCGACGACTGGTTGCCCGGCTACGCGGAGTCGTTGGCCCGGCTGCATGCGCTCACCGGGCCGGAGGACGCGGACGCGCTGCCGGCCTGGCGGGCGCCGACCGCCGCCGACGCCGAGTCGTTCCTGCGGTTGGCCGCGACCTTGGAGGTACCGATCCCGGCGGGCGTGGCCGCCGAGTTGGCCGCCCTGCTGACCCGGCTCGACCCGGCCGGCTCGTACGCGCTGTTGCACGGCGATCCGTGTCCGGGCAACGACCTGCGGACCGGCGACGGGGTGCGGTTCGTCGACTTCGAGCAGGCCGCCCTGGGCGACGGGTTGATCGAATTGGCCTATCTGCGGATCGGATTCCCCACCTGTTGGTGTGCGATGTCGCTGCCCGGACCGCAGTCGGCCGAGGCGGAGGCGGTCTACGCGGCGACCTGGCGGGCGCAGACCGGCCGCGACCTCGACCCGCGGGCGTCCGTCGCCGATGCCTGCGCGGGCTGGCTGATCCGGGGCGACGCGCTGGTCGAGCGGGCGCACCGGGACAGCGTGGACCACCTGGACCGGGTGCCGGTGCAGGACTTCGAGTGGGGCTACATCTCGGCCCGTGAGCGGCTGGTGCACCGGCTCGGCGTGGTCGCCGACACCGCGACCGAGCCGTTGCACGAACTGGGGCTTTTGGCACGGGAGTTGCGCGGACGTCTGCTGGCGTCCTGGCCGGGACTGCGTCCGCTGCCGGGGCCGGACTCACGCCCCTGGTGA